The DNA sequence tatcaactgGCCCATTTGTAACAGCAAGGGGCACATAGGCATGGGCCTGCTATGTTAGAATTGCCTTTTCAGTGTTTATCTCTTGAAAATATTTTCCTCTGTAGAACTTTTTTCAGTGTCATCTTCACATCCTTGTTTCTAAGGCTGTAGATGAATGGGTTGAGCATGGGAGACAACACATTATACACCACACTGGTGACCCTGTCCTTTTCCAAGGAATAGGTGGATGAAGgcctaaaatacataaaaataagtGTTCCATAGAAGAGAATCACCACAATGAGATGGGAGGAGCAGGTAGAGAATGTCTTGTGCCTTCCTCCAGTGGACTGGATCTTCAGGATAGTAGCAATGATTTGGGTGTAGGAGGTCAGGATGATAAAGAAGGGCACTATTATCATCAGAGAGCCCACTGTGAATATCACCAGCTCATTGATGGAGATATCTGTGCAAGAGAGCTGTAAAAGGGGAGTGACATCACAGTAGAAGTGTTGGATTTTATTAGAATTGCAAAAGAAGAGCCGAGATATCAACAATGTGTGTAACAAGGCATTGAGAATGCTGGTGGTGAAAAAAGAAGCTGACATGCTTATACATACATTCTTGTTCATTATTTTGAAATAATGTAATGGTTTACATATGGCAACAAAACGATCATATGCCATGATGGATAGAAGTATACTTTCAGCGGTAGTGAAGACAATGAAGAAATAGAGCTGGGTTATACATTCAGGGTAAGAGATGGTTTTCCTATCAGAGATGAGGTTGCTCAACATTTTGGGGACAGTGACAGAAGTGAAACACA is a window from the Geotrypetes seraphini chromosome 1, aGeoSer1.1, whole genome shotgun sequence genome containing:
- the LOC117350235 gene encoding olfactory receptor 1F1-like codes for the protein MEQKNQTTVTEFILLGLTDRTELRGFLFVVFLVMYLINILWNGTMILLIGGNSQLHTPMYFFLCNLSFVDMCFTSVTVPKMLSNLISDRKTISYPECITQLYFFIVFTTAESILLSIMAYDRFVAICKPLHYFKIMNKNVCISMSASFFTTSILNALLHTLLISRLFFCNSNKIQHFYCDVTPLLQLSCTDISINELVIFTVGSLMIIVPFFIILTSYTQIIATILKIQSTGGRHKTFSTCSSHLIVVILFYGTLIFMYFRPSSTYSLEKDRVTSVVYNVLSPMLNPFIYSLRNKDVKMTLKKVLQRKIFSRDKH